The Mastacembelus armatus chromosome 24, fMasArm1.2, whole genome shotgun sequence sequence AACTTATCAATCTGTTTCGTAAGTAAGCATCTTAAACTGCTTTAAATGATCCCGGGGAAGCTGTGAACTGCTGAATCTCAACTATGCATCGTGGTTATAAAGATTATAGTCCTTTAAGGTATTTTCAACTTCCTGCTTAGTAAACGTTGcacaacaaccaaacaaaagaGTTTGTGGTGCAAACACTTGTCTCGGTTACCTTCATCTGAATCTGTTTCTTTGTCTCGTCCTCAGAAACATGTCTGAGCAGGAGCCACCGGGTAAGAAAACAACCTCGCTGTTTTTATACAATGACATCATACTGGTGAATATGGTGCTTTTCAAGTCTGCAGCCGTAAATATGTTAATATTAGGGAGCAGGGAATAAGCTGCGTTTACATTTAAAGCTGCTAATATATGAACAGTGGCTCAACTAACTACCTACATGATAAACAGGATGAGGAGACCACAGAGAATTGTGAAACAGCTCTTCCGCTCTGGGGCACTTTTACAGTCTCTCAGCTCAGTTGTGTTTGCAGCCACAGCAGACAGCAGCTTTCAGCGGAAAAGCTCCAATCACCACAGGTTCTCTCTTTAACAGTGGAGACCAAACAACCTCACCAAGTCCTCCACACCAAGGCTATAACACGAcggtgtttgtgttttgtttgcagcaCAATGAGTCAATGCAGCTTTAGACTTTTATCTTATCTCAATAAAGACATGTCTGTAGTGCAGTTAGCGCTTCCTGATTGTGCAATAGTGCACGGAACACAACCAGGATGTAGTGTGCTGATGTCTGACAGACGTTTTGcttgacagacaaaacaacaaaaactgccGTCAGTGTGATATGAGCAACACAATCACATGAAGATCTCTGATCTCTAAAATGGCTTTAAGTTGACTTTATCTATTAGGTGCAGTGTGGTAATGTTTATGATAGCTTGGTAAATTTGGGTTAAGTCTTGCTCAGGTATTGTCATGTAACTGCACTTTATGAAAAATGACgctgtgtaataataataataataatcttctTTATTCTTTTCAGCTTTAGTTTCATGGAAAACCTTCCATGTACATGTTGCAGGAAAACCTAACAAAGCTTATGATGACTTCATTAAAAAACTTGAAGAAGTTGGCCAAACTAAAGTGCCGTCTCTTGAAGGGTGTGACTACCTTCTGGTTTTCTGTCCCATCACTTCACGAGTTAAAACGGACATCAGCGACGCCCTGGGCAAAATTCAAGGTAAGGCACACCTGTGTTTGCCCAGGGGCACATAGGTAGTCAGGCGCATTTAGAGAATTTTAGCTCATGTGTGTGAAAAGTGCCTTATTACGGCATTAGACCTTACACAGTGACGGGTTTTGCACAGGCTCTAATGGACTGGCTACGtcctgtttttgattttgtcacTTCTACTTTCCACATTAACAACTTCCACAACTTTCGTTCTTTGCAAAGACTCACTCCTACGTCTGTTCAGTGCAGTTGAGACCGACCTAAGACGAATGTGTTGTTCTTTGTCATTCCAGGTGATAAACCCATAATTCTGGTGGTGATGCATCACACCTTCGATCCTGAGCACACTGTAGCTGAAAGCAGGAGACAGGTGACCAGTCAGATTGTGCGCCTCACTGTGGACTGTCTCTTTTATGAGAACGAATTCCTGAAGAGTAAGCGCAACGATATCGCAGTGTTTGAGGTCCAGAAGTTTCTTGGGGTTACTTTATCAGAGGTAATGACTGAATTTACTCATCAAATAAAATCCGACTGACTCAGTCTTTAATGTAGATGACTGATAATATGATAGTGTGAGTGAAATGGGAGATGATGCAGAGTGATGCACTTGATGCAGTTGGATTATTACAAATGTTTATTACttgtgttctttctttcttgcagaCGTCTCTGTGGGGAAAAGTCAAGAACTTCTTCTGCGGCTGTaagtatttatgtatttattcatgtgGTGATAAAGTGAATTTATTTTATAGTCATGGCCATTGTTTGTATCAGAAAGGTTTCTCTGTTGACTGAGTCTAaatttctaatctaaatatGTTTGATCATGGATTTTGTTGCTCTGCACAGTTTGACACTGTAAAATTCATATAGGACCTGGTGCTGCTTGAGTTTTAAAATACACATGGCCGAAATTATGAATTAAGAGTTTCAATTGGAATTTTTAGTATTATATTATTTGTGGAGATTCTGActtactgatttatttttctttattttagggTGGAGGAATTCTCAGAAATGGATTGTTGGCTGTGCCATCGTGTGTGGGGCGGTGGTAGTGGTGATCAGTGGGGGATTGATTGGTGGTATTTTTACAAGGACCAAGAACTCAGAAGGCCAGAACCCGTGAAGGCTGCTGGTATCATTCATGGCAAACtaaaaaaccaacaacaaaataacatctTAACAGATGATGAagtcataataataaataattcttGAAGAGGTAAAATGTGCTTTGTAACGTGATCACCTACTGAAGCTTAATaacataatatattattattcttGTTTCTGTATAATGGTTGTGAAGGTTGATATAGACGCTGGAGGTCAAATGTTAAATCTCAAAGCTACTGCAGGTACATATTAGAGGTTATAAATGTCAGGGTTATGATCATAGTGGCAGTTAATGCTGCTAATTCTGCTTGTGagatacatgtttttgtgttaaaatgtttggtttgttgAATAACGTCTGGTCGAATCTTAGAAATTCTTAAATGAGAATGTCTGTAAAATTATGATTGCTGACATATTGTTGACATTCTTGACATATTTGATTCATTCATGATCACGTTCTTCATAAAAGCTAATAGAAATGAATCAGTCATActtgtgtggtttgtgtgtgaaatagTTTGATCACTTATAAATGAGCCCAGTGAAGCTTTTGGCCAGGAGACCACGATGTGGAGCAGGTAAACTCTTCGCCGTAAGACGTGGTCAGATGACATGTAAGGACCATAATGTGGTTGAAGCGAACTGAGACCTTCACTTTGTGTTTACGCGCTTTTCCTGATGGGTCACAAACAGACCTGGAGTcctgttttaaataaactggCCTCACTTCAGCCTTTCtgtacttctctctctctcaccactTGATGACAGCTCCGCACTGGGCAATGGGGGTCTTCAGGAGAGGGCTTAGCTAACATGGgcagggtgggggtgggggggggggggctcaggGGATGGGGTGTTAAGGTCACGCCTCTGGCCTAAAAAGGCGAAGCAGAATACCAGCAGCTCGCTGCCGCTCTAAGAATAACCCAGGGCCTGAGGCTCAGAAACATGGTGTGAATGCAACTGGATTTAATCAGATTCCCACTTTTAGAATCTGCAATTGCAaagtttttaaagtaatttaaagTAACTAATAGATGTAAAGATTAAAGCTGAATTTTTCTGAATCCTGTGAAAGCACTGTGTCAACACCGTGGTCACGTGATTCTAGCAGCAGCATTGGCTGGTGGGATAAAGTTACCTTGAATCTCTCTCCCAACCTCCCTCGTTCCATCGACTGTCAGTCCCCGTGGTTGATCTAATTCTGTCAGAGCCGGGGAAGGGGGGGAGGGCAGGCTGCTGGATCTGCAACCCCAGCCCCAACCAGGCAAAGAGCAAAGACACTGACCACTTCAGCTTGGTCTCTGTCCGTCTCCCCAGCCTCTTCCACTGGGACGGAAGTCAACTCTCTGGACCACGTTTCAATCATCTGGACTCATCGAGGGACTTGGACTTCTGGAACAAGAAAGGAAAGCAAGAATGGAAAAAGAGGTTTAGCGTTACCAGTGGAGGCCATAAGGTTTGGGTTTTCCACATATCCTCAGTTATCCACATGACGCTGCTGGACTGGAACTCAACACTGGGATTAAGTTGCACAGAGGATCTACTGCAGAACTTTCTTTTCATGGCAATATAACCTGCAGGAAAGGAACAGAACTGTTGAAAGTATGACTGAAGCAGCTGAAGGTAAAGTATCACCCACCTTATTATGTAAACCAGGCCTCACATAATGTGGATATgaagctgtgttttgttttgcacacaGTCTCTATGAGGTTGTGCTGTCTGGCATGTTGGGGAATGTCATGATTGGAAGCGTCTAAAAATATGCTGCTATCATGTCTCTGCTATTAGTAATGCAGCTCTGAGACCCCTGTGACATCTACAGCGCATACGATCAGTCAGCATCAACGCCGTGCGTCCCGTCGCACGTAACCACATCAGCCGATACCACACTGAGGCCATTTTCacacttgttttgtctgacgACACTGAAATGAGGAGAGCAGGGTCTGCATGCTGAGAGCAGCTGTAGTTGCCATTAAAGGCTTTGACCTGATGAAGATCACAACTTAACTTAACAAGCCTACGCTGGTGTTCACAAACGTCACACGTGCAGATGGATTTGATTGATAATCCCATGTCTCTACAGTTTGTGTTCATACACGTGTGAAGGAAACACAATTtcgtgcttttattttgaaaggtcaCAGTAGGAAAAGCAACATAAATACTGTTGAGATTGAACATTATGTTTGGAATATCGCAATAAAACCTTAAAAGAAGATCAGTTTAATCCAGCTGGAGGTTCTGGTTGCATCGCAGATGGAGTTAGagataaataaagaaatgatgctctttgtttttatttatagttgTCCTTTTACCTCAGGATGTCCAGCTTTCTCCTCAGGATTACGTCAGAATTATCTTTTAATTCTACCTTCCTGCAAGATTTTAAATGGTGGTAAAAAGATCTACTCACTCCATCCTACTGTATTTTTACACTTCTCATCTGGGAGGTCTTAGACACGGACTGACTTGGACAAACTGCGGGAGTGTGGATGCCTGTAATTGTGTTAAAGACAACATGAATCACAAACTGGTCCAAACCTGGGGGCGTAAATCGGCGTCTGATTTTGTGACTGTAAAATTGAAAATCTAGTGAAAGA is a genomic window containing:
- the LOC113137053 gene encoding uncharacterized protein LOC113137053 isoform X1 translates to MAETSERTYQSVSNMSEQEPPALVSWKTFHVHVAGKPNKAYDDFIKKLEEVGQTKVPSLEGCDYLLVFCPITSRVKTDISDALGKIQGDKPIILVVMHHTFDPEHTVAESRRQVTSQIVRLTVDCLFYENEFLKSKRNDIAVFEVQKFLGVTLSETSLWGKVKNFFCGWWRNSQKWIVGCAIVCGAVVVVISGGLIGGIFTRTKNSEGQNP
- the LOC113137053 gene encoding uncharacterized protein LOC113137053 isoform X2, translated to MHRGYKDYSPLRNMSEQEPPALVSWKTFHVHVAGKPNKAYDDFIKKLEEVGQTKVPSLEGCDYLLVFCPITSRVKTDISDALGKIQGDKPIILVVMHHTFDPEHTVAESRRQVTSQIVRLTVDCLFYENEFLKSKRNDIAVFEVQKFLGVTLSETSLWGKVKNFFCGWWRNSQKWIVGCAIVCGAVVVVISGGLIGGIFTRTKNSEGQNP